The nucleotide sequence TTTTGCTGCATGATGGACCATTGGTGATTTCACTCTGTCCCTCCCGAGACACCAAGCTGCTGAAAACACCAATGCTAATCGGTGCCGTTTAGAAAGGCAGCAATCTCCAAATGGCTAATTGTTACACTAACTACTGATCTCTCgaaatatttgctttctttttcggTCCACTACCCTGAAATCATTCTTCCCTGCCCCGGAGAAGAAGAAAACGATCGCATTCAGCATTTTAATGCTGCAGATATACAATATTTATACACGTCGTGTGCATGACGGGGCAATACTgcatttccttaaaaaaagaaaaaaaaaaaaagccataaaccACTCGGCAGCCAAGTCCCCGGGGAGCCTCCGGGGAGCGCCCTGCCGCGGGCACATGCCGCTCTGGCTCCGCTGGCAGCGAGGAGCGGCCTCCCGCGCCCTGCTGGCACCGGGCCGGCCCGGAGGCTCCGCCGCCAGCACCGCGGCCCCCTCGGGGTACTCCCCGCTCGGCTCCGCACcgctgcggggccggggcggcggcgggaggggcggggcgtgCCGGGGCGTGCCGAGCCGTGCCGAGCCGCCCCTCGGCTGCCTCCGCCCCCGCCggtttgggcccagccctcccggcggcggggccggctgcGCCGCTGTGCCATGAGCGGTTTTAAACGGCAGGTGCGGGGGAGTGAGGCAGACGCGCAAGCAGCGGCTGCTGCGGCCCGGCGGTAGCGGCGGGCGCCTTTCGGCTCGGCGGGAGCCGCGGCGGAGCGGAGCATGTCGGTTGCGACCGGGGGCAGtgaggcggcggcagcagcgggtGGAGGCGGCGGCGGGAACCGCGTTTTCTTCCAGagcccccgcggcggcggcgggagcggcggctcctccggcggcGCCTCCCGGGAGGACTCGGTGTCGGCGGCGGTGGTGCAGGTCCAGCAGCGTCGCCACCAGCAGGGGAAAGTGACGGTGAAATACGATCGGAAGGAGCTGCGGAAGCGGCTGGTGCTGGAGGAGTGGATCgtggagcagctggggcagctctacGGCTGCGAGGTGCGGGTCCGGGGTGGCGGGGTCCCCGGCGCGGCCGCTGCAGTCCCCTCGCCCCCGGTGTCCTTCTCCCTCCCCGAGTCGCGTTTCGGCAGCGGGCAAGGGAGAGCTGTCACCGCCACCTCCAAATGACATTCCCGGCCCACCGCCGCCCCTGTcccgcggggaggggaggaaggtgtCTCCAGCCCCATCTCCTCCGAGGTGAATGGGAGGGGACCGCCCTTTGGGGACGGTGGCGGCTACCGCACGGACGGGCACATAGTGGCCTCCCTTCTCCCGGGGGGCCCCGGCGGCTGCGGCAGGTCCGGGTGTGCCGGGCGGCGCCGGGGTACCGCGGCTGTGAGCCCCGGGACGGTGCTTGGCCGGGAGCCGCTGTCCCTGCGGCCCCCTGGGGCGCGGAGGcgccttctccaggctgggggCTGTCGGTCCCCGTTAGACTCGAGCTGCCAGTGCGGTGCGGCGGCGGGCGGTGCGCGGGGACGAGGAGGAGGGGGCTGTGCGGAGGCGGCTGTTGTGGAGAAAGGACTCTGGTGCGGGTACGGTCGCCGCTAGACCCTGGTTTTGTATTACTCCGGCCTCCAGGAGCGCGGCAGATACTCGCCAGGAAATTTCAATGAGCAGTTAGAAGATCATTAGGACGAGGATCGAAAATACTGGGGAGGTTGTATCTGATCTGTAGATATCAAACCTGTTTTTCAGTTACTCTAGGCAAAACGTGTTgccagaattaattttcttctgtgGAGGACAGGTGAACTGGAGAATTTTTCAAGATTATTCAGAGGTATAGTGACTTATCTTCCATATAGAGATGACAATGTTGTAAATAAAGGGAGTACCAGTACTTTGTTTTGTCGAAGCTTCATTAGAAATGTAGACCTGCTAGTCTCCAGGGGTTCCTACCTCCCTGCCACCTCGAGTATTTACTGTTACAAAAAATCAAAATGTTAAGTCTAAACTGAGATTTGCACATACTTTTTCAATCAGTTGTCTAGTTCACTTTTATTAGAGGCTTCTGAAGTGAGATTTGTTGAAGCCACATGTGAATTTTGCAGTTAGCATCTCTGGAGCCAATATCTCACCCCAGGGCTCCCAGGTATTCTGGAGCTAGGAAGGCAAAAGCTTGACAGTGCCTGAGGTGTGGATGTGAGGGCCTAAAAAACCAGGCCTGAATATCTGGCATGTACTTAATACAAGAATTGAAAGAAACCTCCTTTCATCTCAAAACCAGTGTATCGGCCAATTTGTCAGAAGGACTTGCCCTCATTAAAAATGTGCATGTGACAAGTTAAACGTAACAATTCACATCCATGAACTAAGGGAAGGAAAGATACAAATGGAAACTCGGGTTAAAAATAAACAGTTGTTACTCTTCTTGGTGTTGCTTGCCTCTCCAGCCTCATGATTTGTGGGCTGCAAGGATTATTCTGAGGTCAGAGGTACTTAAAATTGTTTGCATAAAATGATGATTTTTGTGTCAGCATGAGCTGATAATGTAGTTAGTAGCTGGCCTACTGGATCTGTTGCTGCTGGTTTGATTCTCCTTGCTCAGAAACACCAAACCTGTTTGGACCACCTGCTTTTGACATACAGGTGTAGTTGTTCTGTAAGTAAGGATGTGATAGATGGGGCAAGACCAAGGTCCAGAGAAATTCCTGCTGCTCTTCACAGTATTCAAATAAGTGTCTTGCTGgaggaaaaaagtatttcattgtttttcttaTTGTGGTTGCTGACTCTGATTGGAATAGAAGGGATGCACGTTAAAAGGAGGGCTCTACATTAAGATGGGGACCGTATACGGCTGTATAAAAAGAACTTTTTTGATGACTTGGTTCCTAAGGTggcatttggggggaaaaaagttttgaCAGATGAAAATGGCTTTAGCTTTGGAGATTGAGGGCAAAATGTCTAGGTTTTCCGTTCTTTGCTGTTATGCGTGAACTCTGCCTAGTGTCAGCAGAGATGACAGTAGTGAAAAGGTCAAGCAATTAATATGCTATCAGAATAAAGTTTAAGGTGCATGATGAGTGTAGTGATTAAAGACAACAGCAATAGCAAGATGCTTTGCTTGAATTACTTTTAGGTTTAGAGATGGAGCTCTTGGCCTGAGACTTAATCACCTATGCAGACAGTTAATAAGCCTGTCTGAAGGCAGGTTGGGGGGGTTGGGAATTGCTCACTTTAACTTCCACGGAAGATCTAAAATAACTTCATGTGATGACACTTAAGCTCTGAAACaacctgaaatattttgaagtgtTGGAAATAGCCACAGAATTGCTAATCCTGGAAGAGCTAAGCGGTGTCAGTGTTTCATTGCTATTCTGCTTAGGAGCTCTGTTTCTAAGGAGCTGTGCACTCTGTTCCTGGGAAGAGCAGAAATAAGTAGAGGGCACTTGCAGTGTGGTGTACTGAAAGTCTGCAAGAAGACCTGGGTGTCTCTTTTTGGGACTGCATAACTGTAGTACCTGCCTGCTGTTTTCCATTTAAATGTTTTCTATTAAATTATGCTGAGATTCATCAGTAAGTGGGCACTTGCAGAAAGACTCCCTTTATTCAAAGCTGAACCTGCATTCATAGTCTCTCAAGTACTTGCAAGTAAAGTCAGCTATAAGCTTGTCTTGGCTTGGTGACAAAGGTTAGGAGATGAGGTTGGGAAATAAGCAGACAGGTTTGTGTTCTTTTTGTAGTGGATCTTGTCTTCAGCAGTATGGTTTTAGTTTTAAAATGGGATGCCGAGCAGGATAATGGAGTTGAGGGGGGAAGTCGTTTAGAAAAAGCTCTTTGAGACTATTTTTAATGCTGACCACAGATCCATGATACAAAGATCAGCTTCAGAGGGGCTACTTCAATGTCATGCAGACTTCAGAGATGAAAACCAGCCTGAATGGTAAAGGGTTACCCAGGTAGAAAACGTTAGTTGGACCAGAGATTCTTAAGAAGGATTTGTTTGGCTCCAAAACCTGTTAGGATAATGTACTGAGGTCAAGTGCTTCAGGGAAGTGTCAGTCTGACTGCTGGCTCCTGGAGCTGCTTCATTAAAAAAGACGACATTTTATAAcctgttggttttggtttctatGAATGGTGAAACTGATGATGCAGTCACAGATTAGTATATTGAAAATGCAGTGCCTAAATTGCAAGACTCGAACTGAGTTTGATGTTGACCTTTATTAGTTATCTTGCTTCTAAAAAGAGTTTCTTTATAGATGCTTCATGTTTTGGACTAAATCCATTATTGGTTAAGAATTGCTAAACAGGGTTACACGAAACACCTTACGTCATCACTATTCATTCCCTAATGGTTTGCAACTTGTAGTTCAGCATGAAAGTGGTGGCAGTCTAGTTTTCCAGATGTATGATCTATGCTGttggtaccttccaaatgtgtaCAACTTTatatatgaaggaaaaaaaggcCACTGGATTTGTCCCCAGAAACCATTCAATGTTATAGGTGAATTACTGTGCTCAAGGGTCCTATCTACCTGCAATTATAGCATTTGCTATAGAAAGCACAGTGCTGATGGAATGAGCATATTGAGGGTACACAGATTTTGCACAACATCAGTAGACAATAAAGAAAGACTTTGCATGTGCTATGGATTGATTTGATGAGTATTTCTTAATGTAGAGACATGCATTTACAAATCCAATAAGCCCTTAGCTTTTGCACTCTAAAAACTGAATATAAGACTTATCTTCTAATATAAGATATTGCTGAGCTTAGTTGCATAATCAACTATTTTACTGGACTGTATCTGCTCATTTATGGCAAATGGTGCTTGTTGGAGGATATGATTTTGGTCTGGAAGTAACAGGAAATTATGTCAAAGCTTAGCCCCTTTTCCAAGGCAAAACATCCTGGAATTCCATTTAAAACCTCGGtgtataaaaaaatataacaggAAGAGCTGCCCACAAAAGCCCCtcgagcattttttttttaagagtacaaAGCCATGCTAGACTGAGAATTGTCATGTGTACGATTCTCTTCTACCTCCTGCTATGGGTACTGCAATGACAAGAGTGACATGAAGCTCTGAAATGGAGAATGGCTTTCACGTTGGCAGGACCAATCTGTGGCTATAAAACAAATGGTATTGGTGGGGTATGGGATGGAAGGGAGCAATTTAACTTGGTCCTGCGTGGACTGAGCTCCCTTTTCCTGGCTGCTCTGTGAGCGCAGTgttggaaaacaccctctttgacCTTCTTCCTGAAGCTGCTGGGATTTTCTAACAGTGAGAGCTTGTCCCTAATATAGCGCCAGGGAGTCTGTCAGTCTGTACACACTTGAATTTGACCTGGTTGATGCTAGACAGGAGAAGACAAAAGGAAGGCCCTTGTCTAGGCTAGAGAGATCACAGGAGTAAAAGCTTCCTagccttcccttccccctcctgCTGCACAAATGTTTTGGTTCCAGTGGTAAAGCTAGTGACAAGGTGTAAAAGGTGAAGCTTGTGGGGGAAGAGTGAGATGTCTGTCTTGTCAAATGTTCTGCAAAGGATGGATTTTTTGCAAGAAGGGCTCTAGTCATTTAACCTTGACATCTGGACAAATTAGCTACCTTGACTGTATTTCCGAAATATATTTTCAATACTGAATCCAGTTGCAGACTGATGTGTTAGTGGTCTACCAAGAGCAGTGCTGCATATGCTGAGTGACTGGATGCTGTACAGGGTATTGGTTCCTCTGTGCATTTGTATCCCAGGAGGCATGTCTTGTGATTTGATGGACTCAGCTGCAGCTGTTTTTCTCCCTACTGTTCAGGACTGTTTCTATATGGGGCACTGACTTTCTGCACAGTATGGACCACCTTGTCCAACCCACTCTCTCATGGGTCAGTGGCTCTGCACACCCTGCAGATCCTGTGTGTGAGATAGTTGCCATAGTGACCAGTCATCTGTTTTCCTCTGGGTTTGGAAGAATGCTGAATAGAATGGTACATAGACTTCAGGACCAAACActtttcccccaccccccaaacatTCTGTCCTTTCCAAAAAAGCCTGGTCAGCATGGTGCTAAGGCTGTGTGTGATG is from Patagioenas fasciata isolate bPatFas1 chromosome 3, bPatFas1.hap1, whole genome shotgun sequence and encodes:
- the PPP1R14C gene encoding protein phosphatase 1 regulatory subunit 14C, encoding MSVATGGSEAAAAAGGGGGGNRVFFQSPRGGGGSGGSSGGASREDSVSAAVVQVQQRRHQQGKVTVKYDRKELRKRLVLEEWIVEQLGQLYGCEEEEMPDVEIDIDDLLDAANEEERTLKLQETLVDCYKPTEEFIKELLTRIRGMRKLSPPQKKSI